From Candidatus Omnitrophota bacterium:
GCAAGTCCGGACGACGATTAGCGGTCACTTGCGCATCGCGCGGCAATGCCAGTTTAAATACGTCGGCGGCATTGTCGATTTCTTCCAGGCAATAGACCATCGGGCCGCGTTGCAAGGCAAGACGCCCAACATCCTCTTTCACGAAGGGATGGGCTTCAACGCGCTGGATGGGCATGGGCAAATCCAGTTGAATCGCATCGCCCCGTTGCCAGCGGCGTTCGATGCGGGCGTAGCCGTTATTCATAACATAATCCGCTTTGCGGCCATTGACGCGCAAGCTCGCGCCCTGGCGCCAGCCGGGGATTCTCAAATTCATGGCGAATTCCGCTGGTTCTTCGGGATCGACGTTGACGCGGACGGCTCCATCCCAGGGATATTCCGTCGATTGAGACAACGTCAAGAGAACGCCGTTGAGGGAAAAACGGGATTGGCTGCAGATATATAAATTGATATACGCCCCATCCTGCCCGGCGGCGTAAATATACTCGCCGATTTTAGGGATAAAACGCGCGACGTTCGGCGGACAACAGGCGCAACCGAACCAATATTGCCGATGCTGATGGCTGTCGGCGACTTTGCCGCCGCTGGGATCGAATTTTTCCGGTCCATGACTGGCCAGGGGATTGCGATAGAAAAATTTGTCTCCATCGAGAGAAACGCCGGACAATAAGCCGTTATAGAGCGATTGTTCGAAGACATCCATGTACTTGGCGTCCCCGTAAAGCCAATTCAGCCGGGCATTGAAGAAAGCCAAGGCGATGGCGGCGCAAGTCTCGGAATAGGCGTCCTCATTGGGCAAATCGTAACCGCCGGAAAAACCCTCGCCGTGTCCGGAAACGCCGATGCCGCCGGTGATGTACATTTTGTGCGTCGTCATATCTGTCCAGACGCCATCCATCGCCTTGAAATAGCCCTTATCGCCCGTAATCGCCGCCAAATCGGCGACGCCGCTGAAGAGATACATGGCGCGCACGGCGTGTCCGAATACGTGCATTTGCTCGCGCACGGGAATATGATCCTGAGCGTATTTCCCATATAGTTCCCGTCCATCGGCGCGTCCGCGCTCGTCCACGAAAAACTGCGCCAGTTGCAAATAACGCTCGGCGCCCGTCAGACGATAGAGTTTTACCAGCGCCAGTTCGATCTCTTCATGGCCGGGAACGCCATGACGCTTATCCGGGCCGAAGATGGATTCGATGAGATCGGCGTACTTAATGGCGACGTCGAGCAGCGTCCGCTTGCCCGTCGCCTGATAATGGGCAACGGCAGCTTCGATCAGATGCCCGGCGCAATAGAGTTCGTGCATGTCTTTCAGGTTGGACCAGCGCTCCTTCGGCTTTACCAGGGTGTAGTAGCAATTAAGGTAGCCATCTTTCTGTTGGGCGGCGGCGATCGTGGCGATAATATCGTCCACTTTCTTATCCAGCGCGGGATCGAGATGATTGGCGAGAGAATAGGACGCCGCTTCCAGCGCCTTGTAGACGTCGGAATCATTGAAATAGATGCCTTCAAACTCGCCTTCCATCAGCCCCGCCGCTTTGGCGAAATTGCTGATGCGCCCGGTTTTTTCGCACCATTCCAAATTTTTGGGAATCGTTACCGTGCGGTTAATTTCCAAGCGCGGAGACCAGAAACCATCCTCGATTTTCACTTCGGTATAGGGTATAGGCGAGAGTTTTTGATAGGCCTTGTCCGCCGCGTTGGCCAATAGCAATGCAGAAAAAAAGATTGCGGCAAGAAATGGAATAACCCGGGTCATGAGGCATCCTCCAATCATGGACTTGATTGTCTTTAAGTACGATTATTCTCGATCAATCAAATCATAATTCAATATCCGGCGTCAAATTCCAGCGTTCATTCTATTTATTTTTTATGAAAAACGATTTCGTTTTCTTATGCGATATATACATCGCCTTTTTTCTGTGTATAATGGCGCCGTTCTGATTCGTAAGCGTAGTTTTCACCATAATTAAGCGGGTTTTCCCGCTTTTCGTAAAGGAGAAGAAAACTTATGAAAACTTCCTTTCGACGGGCCGCCTTTCCTCTAACTCTGGCTATTTTCCTGCTCATCGTATTCTTAAACCCGCAGCCGCTTCAAGGCGCCGTCCTTCAAGTGAAAAAAGACGGGACGGGAGACTATACCACCGTGCAAGCCGCTCTCGATGCGGCGAAATCGGGAGATACCGTTATCGTAAACGCTGGAACCTACACGGAAGACGTTAACATCGGCGATCTTAACGCTCCCTCCGTCAAGAAAGACAACGTTACGCTCAAAGCCGCCGAGGGCGCAACCGTGGAAATTATTTCCGCCAATACCAAATCCAGGGCGGGAGGTTTATTGCTGGCGGGCATCGACATTGGTCCCCAAGATATGGCGGGCTTCGTCGTCAACGGCGACGGCGTCGTCGTGGAAGGAATTCATTTCGTGCAGCCTGTCTCCAACGTGAGCGGCATCAACCGTAACGTGTGCGTAACCGTATGCAGTTCCAACGTCACGTTTCGCCGCTGCGAGATCGTCGGCCCCTCGACGGACGACGGACCAACGCAAAACTTTGGCGGCGACGTAGTGGGGCTGGCATTCGCCAGCGCGGACGTATACCGGATATCGCAAGGATTGAGCGCTCCCCCGACGAATCTCTTATTGGAAGACTGCAAAATTCATCACGCCGAATACGGCGTTGCCATCGAGGATTTTTTGAATATTGGCTATTCGGCGCTGGTGACGCTGAAGAATTGCGAAGTCTATTACAACCGCTATGGCGTGGAATCCAACGACGGCGGTTATCAATTGATCGACAGCCATTTCCATCATAATCTCATCGGAGTGCAATTTTCCGACGACGCCTCCGCTATCTCCCATTGCGTCATCGACTACAACCAGGAACATGGCGTGAATCTCAACGGCGGCGAAGGCGACGCCAACGAACCGCCGGAACATCCTAGTTTGAAAATCGACAACTGCGACATCGCCCATAACGGCGGCGATCAAAACCACTACGGAATCCGCGTCCGTTATGGAACTTTGGAAGTTGTCGATACGATTGTCCGCGATAACGCCGGCGCCAACGTTTTTTTCGAAGCCATCGATACAGGAGAAACCACCGCCAAGATCGATCGCTGCGATCTCTATAAATCGCTCCTCGGCATCGGCGTCAAGACGACGGATAGTCCTAAAAATATCATCAATGTTTCGATAACCAACTCCATCATCGTCGATGCTGACGGCATCGAAAACAACATGGAACCGCTGGCGGACTTCACTGTGGAGTATTGCGACATTTTCGTTACGGGCGATCAATTCATGGGGGAAATTATCAAACAAAGCAATATTCTGAAAGTCGATCCCGCATACGTTGACGCAGACGCGGGCGATTTCACTCTCAAGCCGAATTCGCCTGTCGCCGAAGCGGGAAAGAATAGCGGGCGCATGGGGTCCAAAGGCGTAGCGGCGCCTATTAACGACTGGATGGTTCTTGAGTAGATTATGATCCTATGTTTTTTTGCAGAATGGCGGCGGATTGGATGAGCTCATTCAATCCGCTTTTTGATTTTTCTTCTCTCGGCGCATTTAACCAACTTAAGGGATAACGCCGCAATAGTATTTTCCGCGGCATCCCAAAAAACATCCGAGGAATCCGAGATTCAATAATTTTGCGCTATTCGCGCCTTTTCGCGCTTTCTCATTGTAAAAATTCAGCCATACTAAGCATCTAGCCTTACTGCTCATGAGAGATTCCTTGATATTGGATCGAAGACAAGCAATGGATCGGGACCAACAGCGCGTTATTGGAATACTATTATTGATCGTTGGAGCTGTTTTTTATTTTCACTCTTCCGTCTATCAATCCTATTACTCCCATCGCAACGATTTCGCCCATCTCTATTTGGGCGGCTATATAGCGGATCGGGGCGGGAATTTTTTTGATTTCAACTTGATTTGGAACGCCAAGAATTATTTGCATATCCCTACTGGCCTCAATCCGTTCGTCTATCCTCCCTTCTTCGCAATTTTACTCATTCCGCTGAGCCATTTCTCCTATAATAACGCCTGGACGCTCTTTTTCGTTCTCAGTCACGCAGCGTATTTTTTCTCTCTCGCTCTCATCGTGCGCAGCTTCCGCCGCGAAGAGGAATCAGCCTGGCTTTGGTGGGGAGGATTGATGGCCTTGTCCGCCTGCTTCATTCCACTGCCCAAAACCTATTCCGCCGGACAGATGAATACGTTCATGCTGTTGATCCTTAGCGGCGGATGGTTTTTATGGCAAAGAAAGCGCGAGGCGGCGGCGGGCGCCGTCATCGGCTTGGGAGCGGCAATCAAAATCACGCCCGCTATTCTATTGCTCTATTTTCTTTGGAAAGGCCGCTGGCGGGCGGCGGCGGGCGGATTCGTAGTCATCGGCTTATCGATTATTATTTCCTATTCCTGTTTCGGCGCAGAAATCCATCGATCCTTTCTGCGCGAAGCGCGGCAGATGTCTTACGGCTCTTCCACGTGGTCTAACCTGCCACCGCCGTATGATCGCTTCAACCAGCATTACCACGTAGAACCACACAACCAGGCGCCGTCCGCCCTCTGGCATCGCCTTCTGACCAACAATCCCTCTACGCAAGGAGCCGCCAACTCGCCCCGGACGGCGAAGGCGTTTTCCTATCTGACGGCGCTGGCGATTCTGGCCGCGTTGGCTTGGGGAAATAAGTTAGGCTCCGGCGAATGCCGGATCGAAGAATACAGTTTATGGATTCTGGGAATGCTGCTATTGCCCAGCTTGTTATGGGATCACTATCTCGCGCAAGCGATTTTGCCCATCGCGGCGGCCTGGCGTTTGGCGTTGGATGGACGGTCGCGCGGCCTCGTTCTTCTGGGCCTATCCATCGCCATCATGGCGATTCCCTTTCTGCACGACCATCCGCTCTACAAGGAAGGGTGGATGACGCTTTTCATGTCCTTAAAACTTTTCGCGCTGTTGCTGCTGGGCATTTATTTTTTCTTGAACTTGCCAAATCGAAACGCCAAGGGAAAATTTCCCTGCGACGAATATCCTGACTTCGAATAGATAAAATAACTCATGTTACGCGCGATGAGTAATTAAAGGAATCTCTTATTCTCGTCGTTCGAATCACGAAAACATAAAAGGAAAAAGAAAAACACGAAAAAAATGGTTGACGCAAAGGATCGCGCCGAATGAAAGATTTTTCCGTGATATCCAAAAGAATCCGTGAAATCCGCGATTCGAATATTTCGTGGAATTCGAGTTATTTCGTGTTTTCGTGATTCAAAAACGTAACTGATATAAAGTCCATTCGCCGCTCTTGGATGGTTTTTCCAATGCGTAGGCGGGACGCCTGCACACCCAGGCTGCGTAACATGAGTAAAATAAGATAGATCGTGTTTTTCTACTCAGCGGCGCCGCGTTAACAAAGTATTGAAGGGCTTTTTAACGATGACCTTAATCAATCGCATCGAAATCAATCCTGATATCATGCTGGGCAAACCTGTGGTTCGTGGAACCAGGATTCCAGTGGAACTCATCCTGCGCAAACTCAGCGAGAGAGCAAGCGAGGCGGATTTTCTGGATGCCTTTTCTCAGTTGACGCCTGAGGACATACAGGCGGCTATCCTTTATGCCGAAGTAATGAAGGATATGAAGATGAAAGACCTTTCAAGAGAGAAATTCAGGGCTATTTTTTTATTTCTATATTGATGTATGATAATAGAGATTAGAATTGGCGAAACAACCCGGAGGTAGTAATGATCGGTTATTTCGATACGGATTTAGGACGAGTTCAAATTTCCGCCACCATCGTTCGGCGATTCATCATGAAAGAGGTGGAAAAAAATCGTTCTTTTCGCTTTCCGGGAACGAAACAGGGGGAGCCGGTCAGCCGAAAAACGGCGGAACGCTGCATTCGCGTCAACTTCGTCGAAGGACATGTGGAAGCGATTTTGATTATCTCCGTCCTCTATGGAACCCGGATCATCAAGGAAGCCCGCGAGTTGCAAGGCAAAATCGCCCGGACGCTGCAATTGGGCGCCGGATTGAACGTCGATAAGATTTCTATCAATGTAGAGAGCGTTTTCGAAATGGAACCGGAAAAAACGCCGCTGTTGCTGGATCACGAATCGATGCGCGCCAATGCCGTCAATCAATAAGAGAGCCTGATAGGAAGTTCATGAGACAACTTACCCTGCTGGCGTCGTTTGTCATCTTAATCTGTCTATCCCTCGCCTGTTGGCTGATCGTGTTGGGGAACAGTTCATTGCTGTTGGGCATCAGCGTTTGGCTTCCCAATATCTATATGGATGCATGGGGTAAAATCGCATTTTGGGCGTTTGCTTTGCTTTCGCTGGGTTGCAGCCTGTCGTTGCTGGCGATGATTTTCGGATTCGAACCCCGAATGCGCAAGCATATCATTTTGGAAGACGAATCCGGCGCCATCGGCGTCTCGTTGGACGCCATCGAAGACTTCATCAAACGCAAAGCCATCAACATCAACGGCGTGCGCGATCTGCATGTGCGGGCGGAAGCGGTCGAGGGCGAGTTGTTGCTCAAAACCAAGGTCGTGCTGGAACTGCAACGCAACGTGCCGGAATTCACGAAGATGTTCCAGGAAAAAATCCATCGCGAACTGGTGGATACCCTCGGCCTGCAAAACGTGAAGGAAGTCCAGGTTCTCATACAAAAAATATTGCCGCGAGAGACGAAATCCGAACCGATTCTCTTATCCCCACCCGCGCAAATTTATCTCAAAGAGCCGGATGAAGAAAATTCCCCCGGCGAGGATCATCCCACGAAAATCAACAACGCCTAAAACCAAAGGACGAACATGAACATCAGCCGCGAAGAAGTCAAACATATCGCTCTCTTGAGCCGCCTGGAACTTACGGAAGACGAAGCGAAACTCTATACCGGCCACCTGGCGGAAATACTGCAATACGTCGAAAAATTGAAAACGCTGGACGTGTCGGACGTCGAGCCGATGTCCCACGCCGTGCCCATGTCCAACATCTTCCGCGAAGACGAAATCGCGCCTTGCCTCAGCAACGAAGAAGCCCTCAAAAACGCCCCCGACAGCGCTCCCCCCTTCTACCGCGTCCCCCGCGTTACGGAATAAGCGGTAAATTTATGACCATATTCGTACTCGCCGCCAATTCTCAAGAAAAAGCTATTGAAAAAGTCTTCGATTTCGTCGAAAATAAAGACCAAACCGAATGGCTCAACTTGGAGCGTTCCAGCGTCGCTTTGGTCGCTGACGACGAAAATCAAAGCGTGGTGAAGATGCGTCCCGCCGTCATGCGCACTGGCGGTCCCAAGATCGGCGTCGTCATGGGCGATGTGCTCTACTTGAAAGCTCAGCCGGTGGCGGGAAAGGGAAACTACGGCGTGTTCGGCCAGCGCATCGTCCAAATACCCAACCTGAAGTATATCCAGTTCCAAGGGGGAGAGGAAATCCTCGGCGGAGCGTAGTATCCCGTCGATTTCCATCTCCTGGTCGAGACGCGCAAGGATGCCGGCAGTCCCTGGCAGGCGGATGCCGCCTTCCCCGCCCGCGGACTCGATCCCAACCGCGCCGTCAGTCCTGGTTCCTGCTGGTTCATGGAGGATTTGACGCAATGGGCGGGCCAGGAAGTGCGCCTCTCGCTCATAGGAACAATCTTCGAGTGAAACAAAGAGAAAACGGAATATAGCAGGAAGGGACAATGGAAATATGTTAAACACGAACCGAAATAATTTCCAAGACGATAACCGCATCCGACGCAGAACATTTCTGCATAAGTCGATGGCCGCTTCAACATGCGTTATATTGGGATGTAGCTTTGAAGAACATAACCTGCTCGCGCGGGAAATCGAACAATCCCCGCCCAATCCTTCGCTTGGTTCCAGCAACAATATGAAAATGGGTCGAATTGGCAAGCTTTCAGTATCCCGCTTGATTGTTGGGGGAAATCTAACCAGTGGAATCGCTCATAGCCGCGATTTAATTTATGTCTCTCCCTTGCTGAAGAATTACTTTACTGATGAAAAGATTTTCGAAACCTGGGAATTGTCCGAGGAATGCGGAATCAATTCGGCGATTCTTCGGTTAGACGATCAAGTCATCCGGCTTACGCACAAATATTGGAACGAGCGGGGCGGCAGGCTTCAGTGGATCGCGCAAATCAAGCCTCGAACCATGGACGTCGAACCGTTTCGCGCCGATATAAAACGCGCGATAGATAATGGAGCCGTTGGCGCCTACATCCAGGGGAATGTTTCGGATTGTCTCGTAAAAGACAACCGTCTCGATCTTCTGGAAAATGCCTTGCAGTGCATAAAGGACCAAGGCGTAATTGCGGGGATCGGCGGGCATTCGCTTGAAGTGCCGATCGCCTGCGAGAAAGCTGGATTGGAACCCGATTTTTATCTCAAGACATTACATAGCCGAAATTATTGGACATTCAATCCGGCTAATGATCCGTGGGAGAAATTTCATGTCAGTACGGGGAAAACGTATGACAATGTTTGGTGTACGGAACCGGAAGAAACCATTGCGTTCATGGAGAAAGTGAACCGGCCTTGGATTGCTTTCAAGGTAATGGCGGCTGGAGCCATCCATCCCAAAGAGGCGTTTCAATACGCCTATGCCAATGGAGCGGATTTTATCTGCGCTGGAATGTTCGACTTTCAAGTGCGAGAAGATTCCATCATCGCAAGCGAGTTACTGTCCAGCCAGATGGCGCGATCTCGGCCTTGGCGGGGATGAAGAAAAACCAAGTTGTTTGCATTCTGTCCGGGTGAAAGGATTTGCGGACGCGGGAACTATTCTATGCCGTAAGATAAATAAGTCCCATCTATTCATTCGATTAAACAAATTCTATTGACGGTTTTAAAATTAGAAAAAATGGGGGACAACCGTATATGATTGTCCCCCATTAATGCTTTTTACCTTTT
This genomic window contains:
- the gatC gene encoding Asp-tRNA(Asn)/Glu-tRNA(Gln) amidotransferase subunit GatC, with protein sequence MNISREEVKHIALLSRLELTEDEAKLYTGHLAEILQYVEKLKTLDVSDVEPMSHAVPMSNIFREDEIAPCLSNEEALKNAPDSAPPFYRVPRVTE
- a CDS encoding Asp23/Gls24 family envelope stress response protein: MIGYFDTDLGRVQISATIVRRFIMKEVEKNRSFRFPGTKQGEPVSRKTAERCIRVNFVEGHVEAILIISVLYGTRIIKEARELQGKIARTLQLGAGLNVDKISINVESVFEMEPEKTPLLLDHESMRANAVNQ
- the amaP gene encoding alkaline shock response membrane anchor protein AmaP, which produces MRQLTLLASFVILICLSLACWLIVLGNSSLLLGISVWLPNIYMDAWGKIAFWAFALLSLGCSLSLLAMIFGFEPRMRKHIILEDESGAIGVSLDAIEDFIKRKAININGVRDLHVRAEAVEGELLLKTKVVLELQRNVPEFTKMFQEKIHRELVDTLGLQNVKEVQVLIQKILPRETKSEPILLSPPAQIYLKEPDEENSPGEDHPTKINNA
- a CDS encoding beta-L-arabinofuranosidase domain-containing protein; amino-acid sequence: MTRVIPFLAAIFFSALLLANAADKAYQKLSPIPYTEVKIEDGFWSPRLEINRTVTIPKNLEWCEKTGRISNFAKAAGLMEGEFEGIYFNDSDVYKALEAASYSLANHLDPALDKKVDDIIATIAAAQQKDGYLNCYYTLVKPKERWSNLKDMHELYCAGHLIEAAVAHYQATGKRTLLDVAIKYADLIESIFGPDKRHGVPGHEEIELALVKLYRLTGAERYLQLAQFFVDERGRADGRELYGKYAQDHIPVREQMHVFGHAVRAMYLFSGVADLAAITGDKGYFKAMDGVWTDMTTHKMYITGGIGVSGHGEGFSGGYDLPNEDAYSETCAAIALAFFNARLNWLYGDAKYMDVFEQSLYNGLLSGVSLDGDKFFYRNPLASHGPEKFDPSGGKVADSHQHRQYWFGCACCPPNVARFIPKIGEYIYAAGQDGAYINLYICSQSRFSLNGVLLTLSQSTEYPWDGAVRVNVDPEEPAEFAMNLRIPGWRQGASLRVNGRKADYVMNNGYARIERRWQRGDAIQLDLPMPIQRVEAHPFVKEDVGRLALQRGPMVYCLEEIDNAADVFKLALPRDAQVTANRRPDLLGGVVVIEGEAAMRSEEEWKGKLYRPAADWKKVPFTAIPYYAWDNRKAGAMAMWLPEIPALTPFPTIASQSRASSSREGANLDALNDRIESKSSNDASIPRFTWRDRKGTTEWAQYDFPKSQTVSSVQIYWFDDRDKGGCRVPQSWKLLYKDGKDWKPIAGVSEYGTALHQFNHADFDAVTTTSLRVEVELLKDYSGGILEWSVLE
- a CDS encoding DUF433 domain-containing protein, whose product is MTLINRIEINPDIMLGKPVVRGTRIPVELILRKLSERASEADFLDAFSQLTPEDIQAAILYAEVMKDMKMKDLSREKFRAIFLFLY
- a CDS encoding glycosyltransferase family 87 protein; the protein is MDRDQQRVIGILLLIVGAVFYFHSSVYQSYYSHRNDFAHLYLGGYIADRGGNFFDFNLIWNAKNYLHIPTGLNPFVYPPFFAILLIPLSHFSYNNAWTLFFVLSHAAYFFSLALIVRSFRREEESAWLWWGGLMALSACFIPLPKTYSAGQMNTFMLLILSGGWFLWQRKREAAAGAVIGLGAAIKITPAILLLYFLWKGRWRAAAGGFVVIGLSIIISYSCFGAEIHRSFLREARQMSYGSSTWSNLPPPYDRFNQHYHVEPHNQAPSALWHRLLTNNPSTQGAANSPRTAKAFSYLTALAILAALAWGNKLGSGECRIEEYSLWILGMLLLPSLLWDHYLAQAILPIAAAWRLALDGRSRGLVLLGLSIAIMAIPFLHDHPLYKEGWMTLFMSLKLFALLLLGIYFFLNLPNRNAKGKFPCDEYPDFE